From a single Nitrospirae bacterium CG2_30_53_67 genomic region:
- a CDS encoding phosphoglycerate mutase (2,3-diphosphoglycerate-independent) gives MTEIFKRPKPLMLMILDGWGHREGGAYNAIADAHTPVLDSLFKEYPSALMGTSGLDVGLPPGQMGNSEVGHQNIGAGRVVYQDLVRISRSIESGEFFENPAFNQAMDAVCRKGSALHLMGLLSDGGVHSHIHHLRALLDLAKNKGVPKVWVHAFLDGRDTPPTSGIEYIQELEDVQKRIGVGKIATVMGRFYAMDRDNRWERIALAYRAMVHGEASYPNAETAVKSAYNKGETDEFVKPLSISYNGTAPITVRSGDAVIFYNFRADRAREITRAFTQENFSFFPREKLDLSDYICMTEYDKTFSLSVAFTPVGLKNIFPEVISHAGLKQLRISETEKYAHVTFFFNGGEERVFSGEERILIPSPRDVETYDKKPEMSAPLVTDEVIRQIERNFFDVMILNFANGDMVGHTGVYEAAVKGVEAVDRCIGRIYQTLQKKKNGALLITSDHGNCEMMKNPDTGEPFTAHTTNPVPLILTKKGVRLRGKGILADVAPTLLNLLSLSQPAEMTGKSLIL, from the coding sequence ATGACTGAAATATTCAAGCGCCCCAAGCCGCTTATGTTGATGATTTTGGACGGATGGGGGCATCGGGAGGGAGGAGCATACAATGCCATTGCCGATGCCCATACGCCAGTGCTTGATTCTTTATTCAAGGAATATCCTTCCGCCCTTATGGGGACCTCAGGTCTTGATGTCGGTCTTCCTCCCGGTCAGATGGGGAACTCCGAGGTAGGTCACCAGAATATCGGGGCCGGGCGGGTCGTCTATCAGGATCTCGTCAGGATCAGCCGATCTATTGAGAGCGGGGAGTTTTTTGAAAATCCAGCCTTTAATCAAGCCATGGATGCGGTATGCAGAAAGGGGAGCGCCTTGCACCTCATGGGCCTCCTTTCCGATGGAGGGGTCCACAGCCATATCCATCACCTCCGGGCTTTGCTCGATCTGGCAAAAAACAAGGGGGTTCCAAAGGTCTGGGTGCATGCATTTCTGGACGGCCGGGACACCCCTCCAACCAGCGGAATCGAGTATATTCAAGAATTGGAGGATGTTCAAAAAAGAATAGGTGTCGGAAAAATCGCGACCGTCATGGGGAGATTTTATGCCATGGACCGTGACAACCGGTGGGAACGGATTGCGCTTGCTTATCGGGCCATGGTTCATGGAGAAGCCTCTTATCCGAATGCAGAAACCGCGGTCAAGTCAGCCTACAATAAGGGTGAGACGGATGAGTTCGTCAAACCCTTGAGTATCTCCTACAATGGAACAGCCCCGATCACGGTCCGGTCCGGCGATGCCGTGATCTTTTACAATTTCCGCGCGGATCGCGCCCGGGAGATCACCAGGGCGTTCACCCAAGAAAATTTTTCCTTCTTCCCCAGGGAAAAGCTGGATCTTTCTGATTACATCTGCATGACCGAATACGACAAAACCTTCTCCCTATCCGTTGCCTTTACTCCGGTTGGTTTGAAAAACATCTTTCCCGAGGTCATCAGCCATGCGGGTTTGAAACAGCTTCGCATCTCGGAAACCGAAAAATACGCCCATGTCACCTTCTTTTTCAACGGAGGAGAAGAAAGAGTCTTTTCAGGTGAAGAACGGATCCTGATCCCATCCCCGAGGGACGTGGAGACCTACGATAAAAAACCGGAAATGAGCGCGCCTCTGGTCACTGATGAGGTGATCCGGCAAATTGAAAGGAACTTTTTTGATGTCATGATCTTAAATTTTGCCAACGGAGATATGGTTGGGCATACCGGCGTCTATGAGGCGGCCGTCAAGGGGGTTGAGGCCGTGGATAGATGCATCGGCAGAATTTATCAGACCCTGCAGAAGAAAAAAAACGGGGCGCTCCTGATCACATCCGATCATGGCAATTGCGAGATGATGAAGAATCCGGATACAGGAGAGCCGTTTACCGCGCATACCACGAATCCGGTCCCGTTGATCCTGACGAAGAAAGGTGTGCGGCTTCGCGGGAAGGGGATTCTTGCCGATGTCGCCCCGACCCTGCTCAACCTCCTTTCGCTTTCACAGCCTGCGGAGATGACCGGGAAAAGCCTTATTCTTTAA